The Lycium barbarum isolate Lr01 chromosome 10, ASM1917538v2, whole genome shotgun sequence genome includes a region encoding these proteins:
- the LOC132613380 gene encoding receptor-like protein EIX2 — protein sequence MDSVDLSNATEWLQVINMLPSLVDLRLVNCGLHHITSLLHHNFSSLETLDLSWNNFSSPVPKWAFNLVSRVSLKLSESNFTGPFPDGPVNLTSLTTFSASYNTFNCLLPKWLFDLSNLEYIILRGSGLESVIPSKSENITELKSLDLSLNMLSGKLPNLIGKLKKLENLGLSDNLFDGDVSELFNGRSNFFKAEMGNSSSLSYLILGYNKLTGTLPKSLGQLSVLEDFYITHNRLEGVVTESHFSKLTQLRLEILNLEENDLSEEIPDCWMNWPNLTILILRDNNLIGGIPRSMKVLNLAENEFVGKLTSWLGLRFPTLVVLILRSNKFDGELSQELCHLKDLQILDLANNTFIGIIPRCISNFSAMVKGKTELEDYELNYSHYYGHLIESAMVMTKGNMYQYDTILVLFTSMDMSSNYLSGHFPISLTRLEGLRSLNFFKNNLTGGIPNGIGDMKALESVDLSENQLYGQIPQSFSSLFTLSYLNLSDNNLSGMIPLSTQLQSFDPTSFQGNKLCGLPLLVNCNSGGRTPNHEYEEDENDKDEVDWFYISMAIGFALSFWGVYGSLLFKRSWRHAYFCFLDRRWEWLLAKAPIC from the exons ATGGACAGCGTGGATCTTAGCAACGCTACTGAATGGCTACAGGTTATTAACATGCTTCCTTCTCTTGTTGATCTTCGTTTAGTCAATTGTGGTCTTCATCATATAACATCTCTACTTCATCACAATTTCTCTTCACTTGAAACCCTCGATCTTTCCTGGAACAACTTTAGTTCTCCTGTTCCCAAATGGGCTTTCAACCTCGTCAGTCGCGTTTCTCTTAAGTTGAGTGAGAGTAATTTTACTGGCCCGTTTCCTGACGGTCCAGTTAACTTGACTTCTCTCACAACCTTCAGCGCTTCTTATAACACTTTCAATTGTCTTTTACCCAAATGGTTGTTTGATCTAAGTAATCTTGAATATATTATTCTCAGAGGGAGTGGACTTGAAAGTGTGATACCGAGTAAGAGCGAAAACATAACAGAACTTAAATCTCTCGATCTTTCTCTTAATATGCTTTCTGGAAAGTTACCAAATTTAATTGGAAAGTTAAAGAAATTAGAAAATCTTGGTCTCTCAGATAATCTATTTGATGGGGATGTATCTGAATTATTCAACGGTAGGAGTAATTTCTTTAAAGCGGAAATGGGAAATAGTTCTTCTCTGAGCTATTTGATTCTAGGCTACAATAAACTCACTGGAACTCTTCCAAAAAGTCTTGGCCAACTTTCAGTACTAGAAGACTTTTACATCACTCACAATAGGTTGGAAGGTGTTGTAACAGAAAGTCATTTCTCTAAATTAACCCAATTACGG TTAGAGATCTTAAACCTCGAGGAAAACGATTTATCAGAAGAAATTCCTGATTGTTGGATGAATTGGCCAAATTTGACAATTTTAATCTTGAGGGACAATAACTTGATTGGAGGCATACCAAGATCCATGAAGGTTTTAA ATTTAGCTGAGAATGAGTTTGTTGGAAAATTAACTTCTTGGTTGGGATTGAGGTTTCCAACCTTGGTAGTCCTTATCCTTCGGTCCAATAAATTCGATGGTGAATTGTCTCAAGAACTTTGTCACCTCAAAGATCTTCAGATCTTAGACCTTGCAAACAATACATTCATTGGAATCATACCAAGGTGTATTAGCAATTTCAGTGCAATGGTCAAAGGAAAAACGGAACTGGAAGATTATGAGTTAAATTATTCCCATTATTATGGACATCTGATAGAGAGCGCAATGGTGATGACTAAAGGCAACATGTATCAGTATGACACCATTTTGGTGTTGTTTACAAGTATGGATATGTCTAGCAATTATCTTTCTGGACATTTTCCTATAAGTCTAACACGTCTTGAAGGATTAAGATCacttaattttttcaaaaataaccTAACTGGTGGGATTCCAAATGGTATTGGCGACATGAAAGCATTGGAATCTGTAGATCTTTCAGAAAATCAACTTTATGGTCAAATCCCACAAAGCTTTTCGAGTTTGTTCACTTTGAGCTACTTGAATCTATCTGATAACAATTTATCAGGTATGATACCATTGAGCACTCAGCTTcaaagctttgatcccactagtTTTCAAGGAAACAAACTCTGCGGACTTCCACTCTTGGTGAACTGCAATTCAGGTGGTagaactccaaatcatgagtatgAAGAAGATGAGAATGACAAAGATGAAGTGGATTGGTTCTACATTTCAATGGCAATAGGATTTGCACTAAGCTTTTGGGGTGTATATGGTTCATTGCTTTTTAAGAGATCATGGAGACATGCTTATTTTTGTTTCTTAGACCGTAGATGGGAATGGTTGCTTGCAAAGGCTCCGATATGTTGA